The Anguilla anguilla isolate fAngAng1 chromosome 19, fAngAng1.pri, whole genome shotgun sequence genome has a segment encoding these proteins:
- the LOC118219080 gene encoding protein mono-ADP-ribosyltransferase PARP11-like isoform X3, translating into MSNLGWLTSALTKIDTSRAVSQQWDKTMFTRTAEDESSDVEEMDTSESRWCWFYLAECGVWHIFEVDPSAACSVTSDQIEQNYARNHQGILEFHTAKYTYRLDFSVMKQTNLTTGKQRPIKRALHSATSFRFICDNLALPVPSHWERINTEEPFQLISLGRDTYEYKEVARLFERTMGGALIKLIHRIQNLDLWEFFCRKKAQLRKIKRTDVEEKMLFHGTGHSNVPAICTYNFDWRLTGSHGDVYGKGSYFARDAKYSSKFCHSTGKHNFTLQKHGLAPPTFQSEPSFKSMFLARVLVGEYTLGHPLFSRPPSKDTTITNFYDSCVDDIVNPKIFVIFDSNQVYPEYLIEFF; encoded by the exons ATGTCTAACCTCGGATGGTTGACGAGTGCACTAACTAAAATAGACACAAGTAGGGCTGTTTCACAACAG TGGGACAAAACCATGTTTACAAGGACAGCAGAAGACGAGTCCTCTGATGTGGAGGAGATGGATACCTCGGAGAGCCGCTGGTGTTGGTTCTACCTGGCCGAGTGTGGCGTGTGGCATATTTTTGAG GTGGACCCCAGTGCTGCCTGCTCTGTGACCAGCGACCAAATCGAACAGAATTACGCGAGGAATCATCAGGGCATCCTGGAATTCCACACAGCCAAGTATACCTACAGATTAGATTTCTCAG TAATGAAACAGACTAATCTAACTACTGGAAAGCAACGGCCAATCAAACGAGCCCTCCATTCAGCGACAAGTTTCAG atTTATCTGTGATAACCTTGCTCTGCCCGTTCCCTCACACTGGGAAAGGATCAATACTGAGGAGCCTTTCCAG CTCATCTCTCTGGGCAGAGACACTTATGAGTACAAAGAGGTAGCAAGGTTGTTTGAGAGGACAATGGGAGGAGCCCTCATCAAGTTAATTCACAGAATACAGAACTTAGACCTGTGGGAGTTTTTTTGCCG GAAGAAGGCCCAGTTGAGGAAGATCAAACGGACGGACGTGGAAGAGAAGATGCTGTTCCACGGCACGGGCCACAGCAACGTCCCGGCCATCTGCACCTACAACTTTGACTGGCGGTTGACCGGGAGCCATGGCGACGTCTACGGCAAAG gAAGTTATTTTGCGAGAGATGCCAAGTACTCGAGTAAGTTCTGCCACTCCACTGGGAAACACAACTTCACTTTGCAGAAGCAcggcctggccccgcccacattccagagtgagCCGTCCTTCAAGTCCATGTTCCTGGCCCGGGTCCTGGTGGGGGAGTACACCCTGGGACACCCCCTGTTCAGCCGGCCCCCCTCCAAAGACACCACCATCACAAACTTTTACGACAGCTGCGTGGATGACATTGTGAACCCCAAGATCTTTGTGATCTTTGACAGCAACCAGGTGTACCCGGAATATTTAATTGAGTTCTTTTAA
- the LOC118219080 gene encoding protein mono-ADP-ribosyltransferase PARP11-like isoform X1 — translation MSNLGWLTSALTKIDTSRAVSQQWDKTMFTRTAEDESSDVEEMDTSESRWCWFYLAECGVWHIFEVDPSAACSVTSDQIEQNYARNHQGILEFHTAKYTYRLDFSVMKQTNLTTGKQRPIKRALHSATSFRFICDNLALPVPSHWERINTEEPFQVSDARLAFCPRHFKAFSSSTTQKSLSVCAPCLERVSGIVLINATVILVFQLISLGRDTYEYKEVARLFERTMGGALIKLIHRIQNLDLWEFFCRKKAQLRKIKRTDVEEKMLFHGTGHSNVPAICTYNFDWRLTGSHGDVYGKGSYFARDAKYSSKFCHSTGKHNFTLQKHGLAPPTFQSEPSFKSMFLARVLVGEYTLGHPLFSRPPSKDTTITNFYDSCVDDIVNPKIFVIFDSNQVYPEYLIEFF, via the exons ATGTCTAACCTCGGATGGTTGACGAGTGCACTAACTAAAATAGACACAAGTAGGGCTGTTTCACAACAG TGGGACAAAACCATGTTTACAAGGACAGCAGAAGACGAGTCCTCTGATGTGGAGGAGATGGATACCTCGGAGAGCCGCTGGTGTTGGTTCTACCTGGCCGAGTGTGGCGTGTGGCATATTTTTGAG GTGGACCCCAGTGCTGCCTGCTCTGTGACCAGCGACCAAATCGAACAGAATTACGCGAGGAATCATCAGGGCATCCTGGAATTCCACACAGCCAAGTATACCTACAGATTAGATTTCTCAG TAATGAAACAGACTAATCTAACTACTGGAAAGCAACGGCCAATCAAACGAGCCCTCCATTCAGCGACAAGTTTCAG atTTATCTGTGATAACCTTGCTCTGCCCGTTCCCTCACACTGGGAAAGGATCAATACTGAGGAGCCTTTCCAGGTAAGTGACGCTCGTCTCGCTTTCTGTCCCCGGCATTTTAAGGCATTTAGTTCCAGCACCACACAGAAGTCCCTCTCAGTCTGTGCGCCTTGCCTTGAGCGCGTAAGTGGGATTGTGCTGATTAACGCGACTGTGATTCTTGTCTTCCAGCTCATCTCTCTGGGCAGAGACACTTATGAGTACAAAGAGGTAGCAAGGTTGTTTGAGAGGACAATGGGAGGAGCCCTCATCAAGTTAATTCACAGAATACAGAACTTAGACCTGTGGGAGTTTTTTTGCCG GAAGAAGGCCCAGTTGAGGAAGATCAAACGGACGGACGTGGAAGAGAAGATGCTGTTCCACGGCACGGGCCACAGCAACGTCCCGGCCATCTGCACCTACAACTTTGACTGGCGGTTGACCGGGAGCCATGGCGACGTCTACGGCAAAG gAAGTTATTTTGCGAGAGATGCCAAGTACTCGAGTAAGTTCTGCCACTCCACTGGGAAACACAACTTCACTTTGCAGAAGCAcggcctggccccgcccacattccagagtgagCCGTCCTTCAAGTCCATGTTCCTGGCCCGGGTCCTGGTGGGGGAGTACACCCTGGGACACCCCCTGTTCAGCCGGCCCCCCTCCAAAGACACCACCATCACAAACTTTTACGACAGCTGCGTGGATGACATTGTGAACCCCAAGATCTTTGTGATCTTTGACAGCAACCAGGTGTACCCGGAATATTTAATTGAGTTCTTTTAA
- the LOC118219080 gene encoding protein mono-ADP-ribosyltransferase PARP11-like isoform X2 — protein sequence MFTRTAEDESSDVEEMDTSESRWCWFYLAECGVWHIFEVDPSAACSVTSDQIEQNYARNHQGILEFHTAKYTYRLDFSVMKQTNLTTGKQRPIKRALHSATSFRFICDNLALPVPSHWERINTEEPFQVSDARLAFCPRHFKAFSSSTTQKSLSVCAPCLERVSGIVLINATVILVFQLISLGRDTYEYKEVARLFERTMGGALIKLIHRIQNLDLWEFFCRKKAQLRKIKRTDVEEKMLFHGTGHSNVPAICTYNFDWRLTGSHGDVYGKGSYFARDAKYSSKFCHSTGKHNFTLQKHGLAPPTFQSEPSFKSMFLARVLVGEYTLGHPLFSRPPSKDTTITNFYDSCVDDIVNPKIFVIFDSNQVYPEYLIEFF from the exons ATGTTTACAAGGACAGCAGAAGACGAGTCCTCTGATGTGGAGGAGATGGATACCTCGGAGAGCCGCTGGTGTTGGTTCTACCTGGCCGAGTGTGGCGTGTGGCATATTTTTGAG GTGGACCCCAGTGCTGCCTGCTCTGTGACCAGCGACCAAATCGAACAGAATTACGCGAGGAATCATCAGGGCATCCTGGAATTCCACACAGCCAAGTATACCTACAGATTAGATTTCTCAG TAATGAAACAGACTAATCTAACTACTGGAAAGCAACGGCCAATCAAACGAGCCCTCCATTCAGCGACAAGTTTCAG atTTATCTGTGATAACCTTGCTCTGCCCGTTCCCTCACACTGGGAAAGGATCAATACTGAGGAGCCTTTCCAGGTAAGTGACGCTCGTCTCGCTTTCTGTCCCCGGCATTTTAAGGCATTTAGTTCCAGCACCACACAGAAGTCCCTCTCAGTCTGTGCGCCTTGCCTTGAGCGCGTAAGTGGGATTGTGCTGATTAACGCGACTGTGATTCTTGTCTTCCAGCTCATCTCTCTGGGCAGAGACACTTATGAGTACAAAGAGGTAGCAAGGTTGTTTGAGAGGACAATGGGAGGAGCCCTCATCAAGTTAATTCACAGAATACAGAACTTAGACCTGTGGGAGTTTTTTTGCCG GAAGAAGGCCCAGTTGAGGAAGATCAAACGGACGGACGTGGAAGAGAAGATGCTGTTCCACGGCACGGGCCACAGCAACGTCCCGGCCATCTGCACCTACAACTTTGACTGGCGGTTGACCGGGAGCCATGGCGACGTCTACGGCAAAG gAAGTTATTTTGCGAGAGATGCCAAGTACTCGAGTAAGTTCTGCCACTCCACTGGGAAACACAACTTCACTTTGCAGAAGCAcggcctggccccgcccacattccagagtgagCCGTCCTTCAAGTCCATGTTCCTGGCCCGGGTCCTGGTGGGGGAGTACACCCTGGGACACCCCCTGTTCAGCCGGCCCCCCTCCAAAGACACCACCATCACAAACTTTTACGACAGCTGCGTGGATGACATTGTGAACCCCAAGATCTTTGTGATCTTTGACAGCAACCAGGTGTACCCGGAATATTTAATTGAGTTCTTTTAA